Proteins encoded within one genomic window of Leptospira stimsonii:
- a CDS encoding DUF4254 domain-containing protein yields MTLKANSVVSVFRQSVVDWHKKEATSPNPFPSDSVESILYSKNQIDTIQWHVEDEIRRPDLPDRELVGYKRQIDKLNQERTDLVEILDDRISSEFKSVPKKPGARMNSETPAWLIDRMSILELKIYHMEEQTQRKDVDEAHIQNCKRKLDVLLEQRVDLSTCLDELLEDLKNGDKFYKVYRQMKMYNDQNLNPSLYSKKS; encoded by the coding sequence ATGACCTTGAAAGCGAACTCAGTCGTATCCGTTTTTCGTCAATCCGTTGTAGACTGGCACAAAAAAGAAGCCACGTCCCCAAATCCATTCCCGTCTGACAGCGTAGAATCCATTCTTTATAGTAAAAATCAAATCGACACGATCCAATGGCATGTGGAAGACGAAATCCGTAGACCCGACCTTCCCGACAGAGAATTGGTGGGTTATAAAAGACAGATCGACAAATTGAATCAAGAACGTACCGATCTTGTTGAAATTTTAGATGATCGAATTTCATCCGAATTCAAATCAGTTCCCAAAAAACCGGGAGCAAGAATGAACTCGGAAACCCCCGCCTGGCTCATCGACCGGATGAGTATCTTAGAACTCAAAATTTATCACATGGAAGAACAGACCCAACGAAAGGACGTGGACGAGGCGCATATCCAAAATTGTAAACGTAAACTCGACGTCCTCCTCGAACAAAGAGTCGATCTTTCCACTTGTCTTGACGAACTTCTCGAAGACCTAAAAAACGGAGACAAGTTTTACAAAGTCTATCGCCAGATGAAGATGTACAACGATCAGAATCTGAACCCGTCCTTGTATTCCAAAAAATCATGA
- a CDS encoding patatin-like phospholipase family protein, whose amino-acid sequence MARKIHPEILKFLSGISIFQKLSPAVLTRIYQNIEERNIYNHDVIYYRGDISDKLFIVRHGEVMLTFGESGKAVKYLGEGEFFAENSLMTRTQHGGSAVAVMDSLLYVLDGHFFLKLAEKEPILSANLIRLMSNRFREHLEPSDKLTSVPRRMICHVPLEEVQGYKEKLDSIVKISAYSHEGKMTLVSMESFEKLSLQEAIRKLSILRNQYPVIHLYFQSAGLKPELDKLLLQSDQIVFWEDNPERNQKKKTEILTYFRSRIRNFAGRTIRYIDSSNSMHPEDSVKHQKIFHKEETFGRYLVSRTRGLALGGGGARALAHVGLLRVLERENIKIDFVSGASFGAVIAALYARGENTDSIHKMIYKFFGGLDKPFDPTIPLVSFFKGKKMNRMLKDAFGSTLIEDLKIPFVTSAVDLHSGEEYVMDRGPVWEALAAAMSLPGMFPPVFHGDHLLVDGGVINNVPENLIRQKGADIILSANVSPLRDEAIVRLLEDRKITGKSFFKNLWEDLKYPPILKIMGRAITLEGREITRLRKDKMDLFINLHIEEYSFFDFGRFREIIRKGEEEAEQHLEEIHGLFNPGKKFSNKKR is encoded by the coding sequence ATGGCACGAAAAATACATCCAGAAATTCTGAAATTTCTTTCCGGTATCTCGATCTTTCAAAAGTTATCGCCGGCGGTTCTCACTCGGATCTATCAAAATATAGAAGAGAGAAACATTTATAACCACGACGTCATCTACTATCGAGGAGATATCTCGGATAAACTTTTTATAGTTCGACACGGAGAGGTGATGCTCACGTTCGGAGAGTCGGGTAAGGCCGTGAAATATTTGGGCGAGGGAGAATTTTTCGCGGAGAATAGTCTGATGACTCGAACACAACACGGCGGTTCGGCGGTAGCCGTCATGGATTCGCTTTTGTATGTGTTAGACGGACATTTTTTTCTAAAACTTGCGGAAAAGGAACCGATCCTTTCGGCAAACTTGATCCGATTGATGAGCAATCGTTTTCGGGAACATTTGGAGCCGAGCGACAAACTCACGTCCGTGCCAAGAAGAATGATCTGTCATGTTCCATTGGAAGAAGTGCAAGGATATAAGGAAAAGTTGGATTCGATCGTAAAGATCAGCGCTTATTCCCACGAAGGCAAGATGACTTTGGTTTCGATGGAATCTTTCGAGAAGCTGAGCTTACAGGAAGCGATACGGAAATTATCGATCCTAAGAAATCAATATCCCGTGATTCATCTTTATTTTCAGAGTGCGGGATTAAAACCGGAGTTGGACAAACTTCTTTTGCAATCCGATCAGATCGTTTTTTGGGAAGATAATCCCGAAAGAAATCAAAAGAAGAAAACGGAAATTCTAACGTACTTCCGATCTCGAATCCGTAATTTCGCGGGGAGAACGATTCGATATATCGATTCTTCCAATTCGATGCACCCCGAAGACAGCGTAAAACATCAGAAGATCTTTCATAAAGAAGAAACGTTCGGTCGATACTTGGTTTCTCGTACCAGAGGTCTTGCGTTAGGCGGAGGTGGGGCCAGAGCTCTTGCGCATGTAGGGCTTTTGAGAGTATTAGAAAGAGAGAATATAAAGATCGACTTCGTATCCGGTGCCTCTTTCGGCGCGGTGATCGCGGCATTGTACGCCAGAGGAGAGAATACGGATTCGATCCACAAAATGATCTACAAGTTCTTCGGAGGTTTGGATAAGCCGTTCGATCCGACGATTCCACTCGTTTCTTTTTTCAAGGGAAAAAAGATGAATCGAATGCTAAAGGACGCGTTCGGTTCCACTCTCATCGAAGATTTAAAGATTCCGTTTGTGACATCCGCAGTGGATCTCCACAGCGGAGAAGAATACGTGATGGATCGTGGTCCGGTTTGGGAAGCCTTGGCGGCGGCCATGAGTCTACCCGGAATGTTTCCTCCCGTATTTCACGGAGATCATCTTCTTGTGGACGGAGGTGTGATCAACAACGTGCCGGAAAATTTAATCCGACAAAAAGGAGCCGATATCATCCTTTCCGCGAACGTATCGCCTTTGCGGGATGAGGCGATCGTACGTCTTCTCGAAGACCGAAAGATCACTGGAAAATCCTTTTTTAAGAATCTTTGGGAAGACCTCAAGTATCCTCCCATCTTAAAGATCATGGGACGCGCGATCACGTTGGAAGGAAGGGAGATCACAAGATTACGAAAGGATAAGATGGATCTTTTTATCAACCTTCATATCGAAGAATATTCCTTTTTTGATTTTGGACGATTCCGTGAAATCATACGGAAAGGGGAAGAAGAAGCGGAGCAACATTTAGAAGAAATCCACGGACTTTTCAATCCCGGTAAAAAGTTTTCAAACAAAAAACGATAG
- the recA gene encoding recombinase RecA — MGEGIMKKSKEEPQSVDDSKKLAIEQAMSQIEKQFGKGAIMKLGSDAAKQTVQVIPTGSLDLDIALGIGGYPIGRIVEIYGPESSGKTTLTLSAIAEAQKRGGVAAFIDAEHALDPSYAKKLGVNIDELLVSQPDNGEEALEICESLVRSNAIDLIVIDSVAALVPKAEIEGDMGDSHMGLQARLMSQALRKLTGTISKSKTVVIFINQIRMKIGVMFGSPETTTGGNALKFYCSVRLDIRKIETIKEKEESIGNRVRVKVVKNKCAPPFKQAEFDIIFNAGISREGSLVDLGVKHDIINKAGAWYSYNTEKIGQGKDAAKEYLRSNPETAFTIENMVRDLNGLPLLAQDKKPRKEKEEKLEEATG; from the coding sequence ATGGGAGAAGGTATTATGAAGAAGTCAAAAGAAGAACCACAGAGCGTAGACGATTCCAAAAAGTTAGCCATCGAACAGGCTATGAGCCAGATTGAAAAACAATTTGGAAAAGGTGCGATCATGAAACTAGGCTCGGATGCCGCGAAACAGACAGTGCAGGTAATTCCGACTGGATCCTTGGATTTGGATATCGCACTGGGAATCGGCGGTTATCCGATCGGAAGAATCGTAGAAATCTACGGTCCGGAATCCTCCGGGAAAACCACTCTGACACTTTCCGCGATTGCCGAAGCGCAAAAGCGAGGGGGGGTGGCGGCCTTTATCGACGCGGAACACGCTCTGGATCCGTCTTATGCGAAGAAGTTAGGCGTCAACATCGACGAACTTCTGGTTTCCCAACCGGACAACGGGGAAGAGGCCTTGGAAATCTGCGAATCCCTCGTTCGAAGCAACGCGATTGATTTGATTGTGATCGACTCAGTGGCGGCCCTTGTTCCGAAAGCGGAGATTGAGGGGGACATGGGAGATTCTCACATGGGATTGCAAGCCCGTCTGATGTCTCAGGCTCTGCGAAAACTTACGGGAACGATCTCAAAATCGAAAACCGTGGTGATCTTTATCAACCAAATCCGGATGAAAATCGGTGTGATGTTTGGATCTCCGGAAACGACCACTGGTGGAAATGCCTTGAAATTCTATTGTTCGGTTCGATTGGATATTCGCAAAATCGAAACGATCAAAGAAAAAGAAGAATCGATCGGAAACCGAGTTCGTGTCAAAGTTGTCAAAAATAAGTGCGCACCGCCATTCAAACAGGCAGAATTTGACATAATTTTCAATGCGGGAATCAGCAGAGAGGGTTCTCTGGTTGACCTCGGTGTAAAACATGATATCATCAATAAGGCAGGAGCTTGGTATTCCTATAACACGGAAAAAATCGGGCAAGGAAAGGATGCGGCGAAAGAGTATCTAAGATCCAATCCTGAAACTGCATTCACAATCGAGAATATGGTTCGAGATTTGAACGGCCTTCCCCTCTTAGCGCAGGACAAAAAGCCTCGCAAAGAAAAAGAGGAAAAATTGGAAGAAGCTACGGGATAA
- a CDS encoding phosphorylase, with the protein MKIEPATTLFCSAISEELDQFDDSGRWNTFLCGVGNLEAALNLQKLLLEKRNQKDPLPSQILFLGSAGVYPWLHPSFWKGRFGYSHEFQNQEIAKIEKRIRVPEFVPDSFEFRSPFQFQAVEEILPSKTNGTGSVTIDTVSGRSLEFLRTEDLGFENMECFGLARVCSEFQIPFCAFFALTNTVGPSGSGEWKQNYRRESTRLQDFLLSFFV; encoded by the coding sequence ATGAAGATTGAGCCTGCAACCACTCTTTTCTGCTCGGCGATCTCCGAAGAATTGGATCAGTTTGATGATTCCGGTCGCTGGAACACCTTTCTCTGCGGAGTCGGTAATTTAGAAGCGGCCTTAAATCTTCAAAAACTCCTTCTCGAAAAACGAAATCAAAAAGACCCTCTTCCTTCTCAGATCCTATTCTTGGGTTCAGCCGGGGTTTATCCTTGGTTGCATCCGAGTTTTTGGAAAGGTCGTTTCGGCTATTCTCATGAGTTTCAAAATCAAGAAATTGCAAAAATAGAAAAGAGAATTCGAGTCCCGGAATTCGTTCCGGATTCTTTCGAGTTCAGAAGTCCTTTTCAATTTCAGGCGGTTGAGGAAATTCTTCCATCCAAAACGAACGGAACCGGCTCCGTTACGATCGACACCGTCTCCGGAAGAAGTTTGGAATTTCTAAGAACGGAGGATCTCGGTTTTGAGAATATGGAATGTTTCGGACTCGCTCGTGTTTGTTCGGAATTTCAAATTCCATTCTGCGCTTTCTTCGCGCTTACGAATACGGTTGGACCGAGCGGTAGCGGGGAATGGAAACAGAATTACAGAAGAGAATCGACTCGTCTTCAGGATTTTCTTCTATCGTTTTTTGTTTGA
- the argC gene encoding N-acetyl-gamma-glutamyl-phosphate reductase, translating into MAEISILGAGGFTGKELLSLLSHQSTHEVVHITSDKLAGKTLSEVFPEIPFPKNLIFHKHEDVVPKKSLVVLAVPNEVSIESAPKFLDAGHKVIDLSGVYRLHNQETLEKAYKLKHTKFSYVEKAIFGIPEIFRDKIKGADFVSNPGCFSTSVILPVFLLNELRKNLKPRIIADSKSGVSGAGGRTEDAGFSYTGVYENFRAYKILTHQHEPEIQEYIYTNSDLKEPEVLFVPHLLPVFRGILSTIFLEFETEPTVDPMQVLLNSSKNEPFVRILKTPEDIELKKVQNTNFLDIAVRKRGNTLVVVSALDNLVKGAAGQALQNINLMTGAKETTGLLP; encoded by the coding sequence ATGGCAGAAATCAGTATTTTAGGAGCGGGAGGTTTTACCGGTAAGGAACTTCTTTCTCTTCTTTCGCATCAATCCACACACGAAGTCGTCCACATCACGAGCGATAAACTCGCTGGAAAAACACTTTCCGAAGTTTTTCCGGAAATTCCGTTTCCAAAAAATCTGATCTTCCACAAACACGAAGACGTAGTTCCGAAAAAATCCTTAGTCGTCTTAGCCGTACCCAACGAAGTTTCAATCGAGTCCGCGCCGAAATTTTTAGACGCAGGCCATAAGGTGATCGACCTCTCCGGGGTATATCGACTTCACAATCAAGAAACATTAGAAAAGGCTTATAAACTCAAACATACAAAATTTTCCTACGTTGAAAAAGCGATCTTTGGAATCCCAGAAATCTTTCGGGACAAGATCAAGGGTGCGGACTTCGTATCCAATCCGGGTTGTTTTTCTACATCGGTGATTCTTCCCGTATTTTTGTTAAACGAACTCAGAAAAAATCTAAAACCGAGAATTATCGCCGATTCGAAATCCGGTGTCTCTGGCGCGGGTGGAAGAACCGAAGACGCTGGCTTTTCTTATACGGGAGTCTATGAAAACTTTCGGGCTTATAAAATTCTCACGCACCAACACGAACCCGAGATTCAAGAATACATCTATACAAACTCCGATCTCAAAGAGCCGGAAGTTTTGTTTGTTCCTCACCTACTTCCCGTTTTTAGGGGAATCCTTTCCACGATCTTTTTGGAATTCGAAACCGAACCGACAGTTGATCCGATGCAAGTTTTACTGAATTCTTCCAAAAACGAACCCTTTGTTCGAATCTTGAAAACGCCTGAAGACATCGAACTCAAAAAAGTGCAGAATACAAACTTCTTGGATATCGCCGTCAGAAAAAGAGGCAACACGTTAGTCGTCGTTTCGGCCTTGGACAATCTCGTTAAAGGCGCCGCCGGACAGGCTCTTCAAAACATCAACTTGATGACGGGCGCCAAGGAAACAACGGGACTTCTCCCCTAA
- a CDS encoding TldD/PmbA family protein translates to MQTNKAHLILEAGLSRKADFVEIFEEETRSSSVSLRDRKIEQSFAGIDYGIGIRLIYGTDVLYAHTNNEEEEHLISLIDLLADSRGAARGKGQAIVFRGDWKAPTFPAQITDPRKISPDQKLEILYRADQTARATSSHIVQVSASASDSVSKIGIYNSEGLALEDLRVRSRFSINVAAEKQGERFVASENPGARKGFEFFASLPIEQLSKTAAERALLMLSAGYIEGKKMPVVMGNGFGGVIFHEACGHPLETEAIRKKSSPFVDKLGQPIAQACLTAIDDGTIPDSWGSISVDDEGMAPQKTVLIENGILKNYLSDRIGAEEVGVARTGSGRRESYMYAPVSRMRNTYIAPGKDSFEDMLTGVEYGLFAKKMGGGSVNPSTGEFNFSVEEGYVIRNGKIAEPVRGATLIGKGDEILPKISMVGNDLELAAGMCGAASGSVPVTVGQPTLKVDEILVGGR, encoded by the coding sequence ATGCAGACAAACAAAGCCCACCTGATTCTGGAAGCGGGCCTTTCCAGAAAAGCAGATTTCGTAGAAATTTTCGAAGAAGAAACCAGATCCTCCTCGGTAAGTCTGAGAGACCGTAAAATCGAACAGAGTTTTGCCGGGATCGATTATGGAATCGGAATCCGTTTGATTTACGGAACCGACGTTCTTTACGCGCATACAAACAACGAAGAAGAGGAACACCTCATTTCTCTCATCGATCTTCTCGCAGATTCCAGAGGAGCGGCCAGAGGAAAAGGACAAGCCATCGTGTTTCGAGGAGATTGGAAAGCTCCGACATTTCCTGCGCAAATCACGGATCCGAGAAAAATTTCTCCGGATCAAAAATTAGAAATTCTTTATAGAGCGGATCAAACTGCAAGAGCTACGTCTTCGCATATCGTTCAGGTCAGCGCCTCTGCTTCCGATTCCGTTTCCAAGATCGGAATCTACAATTCGGAAGGTTTGGCTTTAGAAGACTTAAGGGTGAGAAGCAGATTTAGCATCAACGTCGCGGCCGAAAAACAGGGAGAACGTTTTGTCGCTTCGGAAAATCCGGGAGCCAGAAAGGGTTTTGAATTCTTTGCAAGTCTTCCCATCGAACAACTTTCCAAAACCGCCGCGGAACGGGCCTTGCTCATGTTATCCGCAGGTTATATCGAAGGTAAAAAAATGCCCGTTGTGATGGGAAACGGATTCGGCGGCGTGATCTTTCACGAGGCGTGCGGACATCCTTTGGAAACCGAAGCCATTCGTAAAAAGTCTTCTCCTTTTGTGGACAAGTTGGGACAACCCATCGCCCAAGCCTGTTTGACAGCGATTGACGACGGAACCATTCCCGATTCTTGGGGAAGTATTTCCGTGGACGACGAAGGGATGGCGCCTCAGAAGACGGTTCTCATCGAGAATGGAATTCTTAAAAATTATCTTTCCGATCGAATCGGAGCCGAAGAAGTCGGAGTTGCAAGAACCGGAAGCGGACGCAGGGAAAGTTACATGTATGCTCCCGTTTCGAGAATGAGAAATACTTACATCGCCCCAGGAAAGGATTCCTTCGAGGATATGCTCACTGGCGTAGAATACGGACTTTTCGCCAAGAAGATGGGCGGAGGTTCGGTAAATCCATCCACGGGAGAATTTAATTTTTCGGTGGAAGAAGGATACGTTATCCGAAACGGCAAGATCGCGGAACCGGTGAGAGGCGCGACTCTGATCGGAAAAGGAGACGAAATTCTTCCCAAGATCAGTATGGTAGGAAACGACTTGGAACTCGCGGCCGGGATGTGCGGAGCCGCTTCCGGTTCGGTTCCCGTAACGGTAGGTCAACCGACTCTCAAAGTGGACGAAATTCTCGTGGGAGGACGCTGA
- a CDS encoding AMP-binding protein has protein sequence MEKTSLYHLVRDVASVYADRPMYWIREEAGDFRGISYKDWYENLHHLSSFLIELGLEKGNTAGLICDNRYEWSLCSLSLVTIGCIDVPRGCDATLDDLKYILGHSEAKVLFLENEKVLKKLIEDKSSFANVKTILLIDPPTKWKDLESARNQLGGVKFIFLEEALLEGEKIRIKKGDKAYHQRGEALVGKDLATIIYTSGTTGAPKGVMLNHRSFTWGIHQLQEFVPGSYQDRTILFLPPWHIAERLLETTLIAWGASMACSSVPTIPADMQKVKPTVLVSVPRLWEGLYKRIHDTVRKSPPFRQNLFHFAVKIAAITTSLQDTIRDSYTTTEVENPNQKILDRFVASILLLSMYPLKLISYRILQKVRDLFGGQMRFALCGAGAMPYHIQFFFRSAGIPIIETYGMTETTGIGAIGEFPLPKNGAIGAPLPGTAIKLVGEDGKIVTQPGEKGVAWHKGPHVTVGYYKEPEKTAKALQDGWLDSGDILTWAQTGELKFAGRAKDTIVLSGGENLEPAPIEAKLTESEFINQVIVVGQDRKNLGVLIVPFYDRVIEEFQSQGKSIQKDPNQWNTHKDLLHFFKNIVKDKISTRAGFKSFEKIAHVHILPKEFEKGKEMTETMKLKRNVIFELYENVIHSLYANDED, from the coding sequence ATGGAAAAAACGAGTCTTTACCATTTAGTAAGGGACGTCGCCTCGGTTTACGCAGATCGACCCATGTATTGGATTCGAGAAGAAGCCGGTGACTTCCGGGGCATTTCTTACAAAGATTGGTACGAAAACCTGCATCATCTTTCCTCATTTTTGATTGAACTCGGTTTAGAAAAAGGAAATACGGCAGGTCTCATCTGCGACAATCGATATGAATGGTCTCTTTGTTCCCTTTCTTTGGTCACGATCGGTTGTATCGACGTTCCCAGAGGTTGCGACGCGACCCTTGACGATTTGAAATACATTCTCGGTCACAGCGAAGCAAAGGTTTTATTTTTAGAAAATGAAAAGGTACTCAAAAAACTTATAGAAGATAAGTCGAGTTTCGCAAACGTAAAGACCATCCTTCTCATCGATCCTCCCACCAAGTGGAAGGATTTGGAAAGCGCGCGCAATCAACTCGGCGGCGTAAAATTTATCTTCTTAGAAGAAGCCCTCTTGGAAGGCGAAAAGATTCGAATCAAAAAGGGAGACAAAGCCTATCACCAAAGAGGAGAAGCCCTCGTTGGAAAAGATCTGGCTACGATTATCTATACATCCGGAACGACGGGAGCGCCCAAAGGTGTGATGCTCAACCACAGAAGTTTTACTTGGGGAATTCACCAACTCCAGGAATTTGTTCCCGGATCGTATCAAGACAGAACGATTCTCTTTCTTCCTCCTTGGCATATCGCGGAAAGACTCTTGGAAACTACTCTCATCGCTTGGGGAGCTTCTATGGCCTGTTCCTCGGTTCCGACGATCCCGGCTGATATGCAAAAAGTGAAACCTACGGTCCTTGTCTCCGTTCCCCGATTGTGGGAAGGTCTTTACAAACGAATTCACGATACGGTCCGCAAAAGTCCGCCGTTCAGACAAAACCTCTTTCATTTTGCGGTTAAAATCGCGGCGATCACCACAAGTCTGCAGGACACCATCCGGGATTCTTATACGACTACGGAAGTAGAAAATCCGAATCAGAAGATACTGGACCGATTTGTTGCAAGTATTCTCCTTTTATCGATGTATCCTCTGAAATTAATTTCTTATCGAATTCTACAAAAGGTTCGGGATCTTTTCGGAGGACAAATGAGGTTCGCTCTTTGCGGCGCAGGAGCGATGCCCTATCACATTCAATTTTTCTTTCGGAGTGCGGGTATTCCGATCATCGAAACCTACGGAATGACAGAAACGACTGGAATCGGAGCGATCGGAGAATTCCCTCTTCCGAAAAACGGTGCCATCGGAGCTCCGTTACCCGGAACAGCGATTAAACTTGTCGGTGAGGACGGTAAGATCGTGACCCAACCGGGAGAAAAGGGAGTTGCATGGCATAAGGGCCCCCACGTTACCGTCGGTTATTACAAAGAACCTGAAAAAACCGCCAAAGCGCTGCAAGACGGTTGGCTGGATTCCGGAGACATTTTGACTTGGGCTCAAACGGGAGAATTGAAATTCGCGGGTAGAGCCAAGGACACGATCGTACTCTCCGGCGGTGAAAACTTAGAGCCTGCGCCGATCGAAGCCAAACTCACCGAATCCGAGTTTATCAACCAAGTCATCGTAGTCGGTCAAGACCGAAAAAATCTCGGCGTATTGATCGTTCCTTTTTACGATCGGGTCATCGAAGAATTTCAGTCACAAGGGAAATCGATTCAGAAAGATCCGAACCAATGGAACACTCATAAGGATCTCCTTCATTTTTTTAAGAATATCGTAAAAGATAAAATTTCCACTCGTGCGGGCTTTAAGTCTTTCGAGAAGATTGCGCACGTTCATATTCTTCCAAAAGAATTCGAAAAAGGAAAAGAAATGACCGAAACGATGAAACTCAAACGAAACGTCATTTTCGAACTTTACGAAAATGTAATTCATTCTCTTTACGCAAACGATGAAGATTGA
- a CDS encoding TldD/PmbA family protein: MNLDQSVEYVLGVCKQKGLDQYDLVGSESKDVGIELFKKRVSNTELSNSRGIGIRLIQDGKPGYSYSEKLSEEALSQMVEDAIAQAKISDPLDIDLPGQTELPNIPIRSYEESLESLGFEWLKSTGERLDELAWTADERIENVPYSYAGKTWNRFILANSKGLFHSEKSNLISAGVALVATDGKSKKMGGYTKSGLDMDQIQPDKIVTTATERSLSLLGAEPVKSGNYPIVLSNRVSPQIFGMFSSPFSADSVQKGLSRLEGKIGSQVASPIWNVFCDPHIVDYPGSRLLDAEGVLTRKKAIIENGILQTYLYNLESAKKAGVSSTGNAVRSYGGRVGTSFTNYVVPKGEESLEDLLSRYPECIYVLKLEGGSGCSAVSGEISIGVQGFYYKNGKPVHPVDRITMNLNFFDLLFAIEGISNEYNDSYSSIKIPDILIREASIAG; the protein is encoded by the coding sequence ATGAACTTAGATCAATCCGTCGAATACGTGTTAGGCGTCTGCAAACAAAAAGGGCTCGATCAATACGATCTCGTAGGTTCCGAATCCAAGGACGTCGGAATCGAACTTTTTAAAAAACGAGTGAGCAACACGGAACTTTCCAATTCCAGAGGAATCGGAATCCGTCTGATCCAAGACGGAAAACCCGGTTATTCCTACAGTGAAAAACTTTCCGAAGAAGCCTTGTCCCAAATGGTCGAAGACGCAATTGCCCAGGCAAAGATATCGGATCCTTTGGACATCGATCTTCCGGGACAAACCGAACTTCCGAACATTCCAATCCGTTCCTATGAAGAGTCCTTGGAATCCCTGGGTTTTGAATGGTTAAAATCCACGGGAGAAAGATTGGACGAACTCGCGTGGACGGCCGACGAACGAATCGAGAACGTTCCGTATTCTTACGCGGGAAAGACCTGGAACCGATTCATATTAGCAAATTCGAAAGGACTCTTTCACAGCGAAAAATCGAATCTCATTTCGGCGGGAGTCGCGTTAGTCGCAACCGATGGAAAATCCAAAAAGATGGGCGGTTATACGAAGTCCGGATTGGACATGGATCAAATCCAACCCGATAAGATCGTGACGACCGCGACCGAACGTTCTCTTTCTCTTTTGGGAGCGGAACCCGTGAAGAGCGGGAATTATCCGATCGTCCTTTCCAATCGTGTAAGTCCTCAGATTTTCGGAATGTTTTCTTCTCCTTTTTCCGCGGACAGCGTTCAAAAGGGTCTTTCTCGTTTGGAAGGAAAAATCGGTTCTCAGGTCGCTTCTCCGATTTGGAACGTATTCTGCGATCCTCATATCGTGGATTATCCCGGTTCGAGACTTTTAGATGCCGAAGGAGTTTTGACTCGCAAAAAAGCGATCATCGAAAACGGAATTCTTCAGACGTATCTTTATAACTTAGAATCCGCAAAAAAAGCGGGTGTGAGTTCGACGGGCAACGCGGTTCGTTCGTACGGAGGAAGAGTGGGAACTTCGTTCACCAATTACGTCGTTCCGAAAGGGGAAGAATCCCTTGAAGACTTACTTTCCCGTTATCCGGAATGTATCTATGTTCTCAAATTGGAAGGTGGCTCGGGCTGTAGCGCCGTTTCGGGAGAAATTTCGATCGGAGTGCAAGGATTCTATTATAAAAATGGAAAGCCCGTTCATCCCGTGGATCGAATAACAATGAATCTGAATTTTTTTGATCTTCTTTTCGCAATCGAAGGAATTTCAAACGAGTACAACGATTCCTATTCTTCGATAAAGATTCCCGATATATTAATTCGGGAAGCGAGTATCGCCGGTTAA
- a CDS encoding HIT family protein: protein MIDCPICQVYQAGEKPEILARFGEFSVRHSEEEKRLQGYLYIEPASHWTSYQEWNSGAFADFGKALEFATKWIHQNHSPVKIYTVTVSEMVPHMHFHLIPRYTDDLKGVDYIRLALQGKLPGAESIQNL, encoded by the coding sequence ATGATTGATTGTCCGATTTGTCAAGTGTATCAGGCCGGGGAAAAACCGGAAATCCTCGCTCGTTTCGGAGAATTCTCCGTGCGCCATTCGGAAGAGGAAAAACGATTGCAAGGATATCTTTATATCGAACCCGCCTCTCATTGGACTTCCTATCAAGAATGGAACAGCGGAGCCTTTGCCGACTTCGGAAAGGCGCTTGAGTTCGCGACAAAGTGGATCCATCAAAATCATTCTCCCGTTAAAATTTATACGGTTACGGTTTCGGAAATGGTGCCACATATGCACTTTCATCTGATTCCGCGTTATACGGACGATCTAAAAGGTGTGGATTATATCCGTTTGGCTCTTCAAGGGAAACTTCCCGGAGCGGAATCGATTCAGAATCTTTGA
- a CDS encoding LIC11742 family lipoprotein has translation MRILKLKNILLLGMISFLLSGCIYRDIRVPGLGTNYTQYLIHSEDFQILGTVETEGVYTSWLMLWVTGETGYKELLDKSKAMGGDEIINYRFEVQETSILLVVWNRIKWKATAHAIKYREKIKKP, from the coding sequence ATGAGAATTTTGAAACTAAAAAACATTCTGCTTTTGGGAATGATTTCATTCTTACTGAGCGGTTGTATTTACCGTGACATCCGCGTTCCGGGGCTGGGAACAAACTATACGCAGTATCTGATCCATTCGGAAGATTTTCAGATCCTCGGTACGGTGGAAACCGAAGGAGTTTATACTTCTTGGTTGATGCTCTGGGTCACGGGGGAAACGGGTTATAAAGAATTGTTGGACAAGTCCAAGGCGATGGGGGGAGATGAAATCATCAACTATCGTTTTGAAGTCCAGGAAACCAGCATCCTTCTCGTGGTCTGGAATCGAATCAAATGGAAGGCGACCGCACACGCCATCAAATACAGAGAAAAAATCAAAAAGCCTTAA